In the genome of Carnobacterium viridans, one region contains:
- a CDS encoding glycoside hydrolase family 73 protein, translating into MPLKKQKKKIYKTTKRKYNKKISPSYIMMTLFVFVFVFLGTLYFLGQEVSEVHVPQEESLNEEQFIVQIADYSKVLQEKYGVLPSISIAQAILESDWGNSELSVKNNNYYGIKGSDSEPIATMKTKEYVNGEWIEIKADFRKYATWQESMEDHSELFTKGTTWNENQYAKVLTAANYKEAAYALQESGYATDPDYPEKLIRLIEQYNLNRYD; encoded by the coding sequence GTGCCCCTTAAAAAGCAAAAAAAGAAAATCTACAAAACAACTAAACGCAAGTATAACAAAAAAATATCTCCTAGCTATATCATGATGACTCTTTTTGTTTTTGTTTTTGTCTTCCTTGGCACACTCTATTTTTTAGGTCAAGAGGTCTCAGAAGTGCACGTTCCGCAAGAGGAGTCTCTAAATGAAGAACAGTTTATTGTCCAAATTGCAGATTATTCTAAAGTGTTGCAAGAAAAGTATGGAGTCTTGCCTAGTATCAGTATTGCACAAGCGATACTTGAATCAGATTGGGGCAATAGTGAGCTTTCGGTTAAAAATAATAATTATTACGGAATCAAAGGCAGCGATTCAGAACCAATTGCAACGATGAAAACGAAAGAATATGTAAATGGCGAGTGGATTGAAATTAAAGCTGATTTCAGAAAGTATGCAACTTGGCAAGAGTCTATGGAAGATCACTCTGAATTGTTTACTAAAGGAACAACATGGAATGAAAATCAATATGCGAAAGTCTTAACAGCAGCAAATTATAAAGAAGCGGCTTACGCTTTACAAGAAAGCGGCTATGCTACAGATCCAGACTACCCAGAAAAACTGATTCGATTAATCGAACAATACAACTTAAATCGGTATGATTAA
- a CDS encoding hydrolase → MEEKKGSPSITTDLRKHYVSVPEVIDTASGIIINGKRFRSLLFTTDIAIILNNDADAVIAVYPFSPHPAIIQGITTVASMPVIAGVGGGITNGHRSANIALFAEAHGCIGVVLNSPTPTKTYQQVDRVVDIPIISTIVSEFTNIQEKLDAGVDILNVSGAAQTAHIVREIRKKFPKVPIIATGGPTDESIKETIEAGANAITYTPPSNGKLFSELMKKYRGQEEIKYEERQDSQGK, encoded by the coding sequence ATGGAAGAAAAAAAAGGTTCTCCTAGTATCACTACTGATTTAAGAAAACACTATGTATCTGTGCCGGAAGTTATTGATACAGCTAGTGGCATTATCATAAATGGGAAAAGATTTCGTTCATTACTTTTTACAACGGATATTGCCATTATATTGAACAATGATGCTGATGCCGTTATTGCAGTCTATCCGTTTTCACCTCATCCAGCAATCATCCAAGGAATCACTACTGTAGCTAGTATGCCAGTTATTGCTGGAGTTGGCGGAGGTATTACAAATGGACATCGTTCAGCTAATATTGCTTTATTTGCTGAAGCTCATGGTTGTATTGGAGTCGTACTTAATTCGCCAACGCCTACAAAAACATATCAGCAAGTAGATCGAGTAGTAGATATTCCGATAATTTCAACTATTGTTTCTGAATTTACGAATATTCAAGAAAAACTGGATGCAGGTGTAGACATCCTTAATGTCAGTGGAGCAGCTCAAACAGCTCATATTGTACGTGAAATACGCAAGAAATTTCCAAAAGTGCCCATTATTGCGACAGGCGGGCCAACAGATGAAAGTATCAAAGAGACAATAGAAGCTGGCGCTAATGCCATTACCTATACGCCCCCTAGTAATGGTAAATTATTTAGCGAATTAATGAAGAAATACCGTGGACAAGAAGAAATCAAGTATGAAGAACGGCAAGATTCACAAGGAAAATAA
- a CDS encoding Gfo/Idh/MocA family protein, protein MRKLNWGILGLGQIATEFAEAFDVENAVLYAAGSRNDEKAAAFAKNYALEKSYGSYDALLEDPSIDVVYIATPHSHHAELILKSLEHGKHVLSEKAITMNNDQLTQAMKLAKEKKLVLAEAMVIYHMPLYRKLKEIAQSGSLGKLKMIQVSFGSLKEKDPANRFFNKDLAGGALLDIGIYALSFARFFLTSQPKEIHTTMNFYETGVDEQSGILLKNDQNELATISLTFRAKMPKTGIVAFENGFITVNDFPRADKATVTMPDGSVETVEAGDTKQAMNYEIADITDMILSDGPNPSLALTHDVMEIMDTLRKDWGLHYDFE, encoded by the coding sequence ATGAGAAAATTAAATTGGGGAATTTTAGGTTTAGGTCAAATAGCAACTGAATTTGCGGAAGCGTTTGATGTTGAAAATGCCGTACTTTATGCTGCCGGTTCACGAAATGATGAAAAAGCAGCTGCATTTGCCAAAAACTATGCGCTTGAAAAGTCATATGGTTCATATGATGCGCTACTAGAAGACCCGTCTATTGACGTTGTTTATATTGCTACACCACATAGCCATCATGCTGAATTGATTTTAAAAAGTTTAGAACATGGCAAACACGTTTTATCAGAAAAAGCCATCACCATGAATAATGATCAATTGACTCAAGCTATGAAGTTAGCGAAAGAGAAAAAATTAGTATTAGCAGAAGCAATGGTCATTTATCATATGCCCCTTTACCGCAAACTAAAAGAAATCGCTCAAAGTGGATCGCTTGGAAAGTTAAAGATGATTCAAGTTTCATTCGGAAGTTTAAAAGAAAAAGATCCAGCCAATCGTTTTTTTAACAAAGATCTTGCTGGTGGAGCGTTATTAGATATTGGAATTTACGCTCTATCATTTGCTCGCTTTTTCTTAACTAGTCAGCCCAAAGAAATTCATACAACAATGAATTTTTACGAAACAGGTGTAGATGAGCAGTCAGGAATCTTATTAAAGAATGATCAAAATGAATTGGCTACTATCTCTCTTACTTTTAGAGCTAAAATGCCAAAGACAGGTATCGTTGCATTTGAAAATGGCTTTATTACAGTTAATGATTTCCCTCGTGCAGACAAAGCAACTGTAACTATGCCGGATGGTTCAGTGGAAACTGTTGAAGCTGGAGATACCAAGCAAGCTATGAATTACGAAATAGCTGATATTACGGATATGATTCTGTCAGATGGTCCTAATCCATCACTTGCCCTAACGCATGATGTAATGGAAATCATGGATACATTACGAAAGGATTGGGGACTTCACTACGATTTCGAATAA
- a CDS encoding PTS sugar transporter subunit IIC: MKNEPLTNHLYKASQGIAAAVVATLGIGLLIQSIGELLGFSTLITIGAVTKTLLIPGLGIGISYYLKTDILTLLSATAAGVIGGRAYLFSDGILSLKSGEPVGALVAIGTAIVVGTFLFNKTRFNMILVPFASILISGLVGYFLSAPIAYTLNNASLLITSSVAGFPLLSSMVLGLVFGLLILSPASSAAIALALQLDGSAGAAALIGCSVQFTVFAFLSLKDNDAGTFLAQLIITPKLQTGNILKHPKVALFPLILGTLLAPVGVLIFGLEASAEIAGMGLCALVAVFGIASSQGIGATFSYLFIVVVLPALLTLLFKPFIIKSNLLKPNDLKIII, translated from the coding sequence ATGAAAAATGAACCATTAACAAATCACCTTTACAAAGCCTCTCAAGGTATTGCTGCTGCTGTAGTGGCAACTTTAGGTATTGGGCTGCTAATTCAAAGTATTGGAGAATTATTGGGCTTTTCTACACTTATTACGATTGGTGCAGTTACAAAGACTTTGTTGATTCCCGGCTTAGGTATTGGGATTAGTTATTATTTAAAGACCGATATTCTTACCTTATTGAGTGCAACTGCAGCCGGTGTTATCGGCGGTCGTGCCTATCTTTTTTCCGATGGCATACTTTCTTTAAAAAGTGGTGAACCTGTTGGCGCTTTAGTTGCAATTGGTACCGCCATTGTAGTAGGTACCTTTTTATTTAACAAAACGCGCTTTAATATGATACTAGTACCTTTTGCAAGTATTTTAATCAGTGGATTAGTGGGTTACTTTTTATCTGCCCCAATCGCCTATACATTGAATAACGCTTCTTTACTGATTACTTCCTCTGTAGCTGGGTTTCCGCTTTTATCTTCAATGGTTTTAGGGCTGGTTTTTGGTTTACTTATTTTATCTCCTGCTTCATCTGCAGCTATTGCACTTGCTTTGCAACTGGATGGTTCTGCTGGAGCAGCTGCTTTAATTGGATGTAGTGTGCAATTCACTGTCTTTGCTTTTCTGAGTTTGAAAGACAATGATGCCGGTACATTTCTTGCCCAACTAATCATTACACCAAAACTTCAAACAGGAAATATTCTTAAACACCCTAAAGTGGCATTGTTTCCACTGATTCTTGGAACGCTATTAGCTCCTGTGGGGGTTCTGATATTTGGTTTGGAAGCTTCTGCTGAAATTGCAGGGATGGGGTTATGCGCTTTAGTCGCTGTTTTTGGAATTGCTTCTTCTCAAGGAATAGGTGCTACATTTTCTTATCTTTTTATTGTTGTTGTTTTACCCGCTCTTTTAACCCTGCTGTTTAAACCCTTTATTATCAAATCAAACCTTCTAAAACCCAATGATTTAAAAATTATCATTTAA
- the pbp4 gene encoding penicillin-binding protein PBP4(5): MRNSNKKGKKLPIWALISIAVAVLLVIGGGIIGYATWTEARDEKAAQKAADTFIAALEKQDYAAMSEVVSEESLTEIEYTKKSMAERYETVYGGIGAAELTVSDLKLAQDEETDQYTLSYTVSMETALGSLDEKLYETTLSQIENEYQVDWNTHLIFPDMEPTDKISIITTVGERGDLLDRDGSPLATEGTSWQAGMQPSALGEDDQRTTNLEKIAETYDVTIEELENRLKQGWVTPDSFVPFKTMTKDAELPQVAGVVYQEITARTYPLNEAAAHLIGYVGEVSAEDIEKDPTLRTGDSIGKSGLEATYDERLRGQKGGRIEIQTSDGELKTVLQETEVQNGEDITLTIDAEMQQAAYDQLTGESGSAVFMNPTDGSLLALVSTPSYDANLMSSGISSEDYQAYAEDPKSPFLARYAAGYAPGSTFKVVTAGIGLDAGTIIPEETQKITGLSWQKDASWGDYKVTRVKDTPSVNLADAFAYSDNIYFAREALEMGREVYEAGLANYVFGEDLKLPIAMNPAQISNSGTLDSEGQLADTAFGQGELLLNLIQQAVTYTPFANEGNLVYPKLTADQETAEPKQVVSPESAAIIKEDLVQTVQKEYGSSHKLAVIDQKTAAKTGTAETREAETEGEDAETNGFLLAFDAENSSYLIVSMIEGKSSGTVIDAMLPMLEKMDTY; the protein is encoded by the coding sequence ATGAGAAACAGTAATAAGAAAGGCAAAAAGCTTCCAATATGGGCATTAATTAGCATAGCTGTAGCTGTTCTTTTAGTGATTGGTGGAGGAATCATAGGGTATGCTACTTGGACTGAAGCAAGAGATGAAAAGGCTGCTCAAAAAGCAGCAGATACGTTTATTGCAGCTTTAGAAAAACAAGATTACGCAGCTATGAGCGAGGTAGTTTCAGAAGAATCATTGACAGAAATTGAGTATACAAAAAAATCTATGGCTGAGCGTTATGAAACAGTATATGGCGGTATAGGAGCAGCGGAGTTAACTGTATCTGATTTGAAACTTGCACAAGATGAAGAAACAGATCAATACACGTTGTCTTATACCGTTAGTATGGAGACGGCTTTAGGATCGTTAGATGAAAAACTTTATGAAACAACATTGTCTCAAATTGAAAATGAGTATCAAGTAGATTGGAATACACATCTTATTTTTCCTGATATGGAACCAACCGATAAAATTTCAATCATCACAACTGTCGGTGAAAGAGGAGATCTTTTAGATAGAGACGGCTCTCCATTAGCAACAGAAGGTACTTCTTGGCAAGCGGGGATGCAGCCTTCCGCTTTAGGAGAAGATGATCAAAGAACAACAAATTTAGAAAAAATTGCTGAAACCTATGATGTAACCATAGAAGAATTGGAAAATCGTTTAAAACAAGGATGGGTAACACCTGATAGTTTTGTTCCATTTAAAACTATGACTAAGGATGCAGAATTGCCTCAAGTTGCTGGAGTAGTGTATCAAGAAATTACTGCACGTACTTATCCTTTAAATGAAGCAGCAGCACACCTGATCGGATATGTTGGAGAAGTTTCCGCAGAAGACATTGAAAAAGACCCCACTCTAAGAACTGGAGATAGCATTGGGAAATCTGGTTTAGAAGCGACATACGATGAACGGTTAAGAGGACAAAAGGGCGGACGCATAGAGATTCAAACAAGTGACGGCGAATTAAAAACTGTGTTACAAGAAACAGAAGTCCAAAATGGTGAAGATATTACACTGACCATTGACGCCGAAATGCAACAAGCAGCTTACGATCAATTAACAGGCGAGAGTGGCTCAGCTGTTTTCATGAATCCAACAGATGGTAGCTTGTTAGCATTAGTCAGCACACCATCTTATGATGCGAACTTGATGTCAAGCGGTATTAGTTCAGAGGATTATCAAGCATATGCTGAAGATCCAAAGAGTCCGTTTCTCGCTCGTTACGCTGCTGGTTATGCACCAGGATCAACATTTAAAGTGGTCACAGCAGGAATTGGCTTAGATGCAGGAACAATCATTCCAGAAGAGACGCAGAAAATCACTGGCTTATCTTGGCAAAAAGACGCTTCTTGGGGCGACTATAAAGTAACTCGTGTCAAGGATACTCCAAGTGTGAATTTAGCAGATGCATTTGCTTATTCAGATAATATTTATTTTGCACGAGAAGCATTAGAAATGGGTAGAGAGGTCTATGAAGCAGGCTTAGCTAACTATGTTTTTGGCGAAGATTTGAAATTACCGATTGCAATGAATCCAGCACAAATATCTAACAGTGGTACACTGGATTCAGAAGGACAATTGGCAGATACAGCATTTGGACAAGGGGAATTGCTGCTTAATCTCATTCAACAAGCAGTAACGTATACACCATTTGCAAATGAAGGAAACCTCGTGTACCCTAAACTGACAGCTGACCAAGAAACAGCAGAACCCAAACAAGTTGTCTCACCAGAATCAGCAGCTATTATTAAAGAAGATTTAGTTCAAACGGTACAAAAAGAATATGGATCCTCTCATAAACTAGCTGTTATTGACCAAAAAACGGCAGCTAAAACAGGTACAGCAGAAACAAGAGAAGCTGAAACAGAAGGCGAAGATGCAGAAACAAATGGTTTCTTACTAGCATTTGATGCCGAAAATAGCAGTTACTTGATTGTATCTATGATAGAGGGAAAATCAAGCGGAACAGTCATCGATGCGATGCTTCCAATGCTTGAAAAAATGGATACTTACTAG
- a CDS encoding hemolysin family protein has translation MNSDPDSQSLIGQILIIVILTAVNAFFASAEMAFVSIDQGKIREKAAKGDKKSLNILKLLSNSDNFLATIQVAITLAGFFSSASAATSFATRLEPYLSTIPGGAQIATFVVTIVLSYITLVFGELYPKQVALQKAEEVARATSGTILVVQTFAKPFVRLLSFSTNILKRLTPIDFTEEKEKLTRDEFRAYLENSQIAGAIDPDEFTMLKGILSMDTKMAREIMVPRTDTYMIDYKDGSEVNIPQLLDIPYSRVPVYLEDKDRIIGIIHVKNLLKASRTTKIDDIDLKDILNPALFVPETIHIDDLLYELRRTRNQLAVLNDEYGGVVGIVTLEDLLEEIVGDIDDEYDETYNMIEQVSESIYLVDGSTQLSKFNEFFGTEIESNDVDSIAGYFITQYGNIPQPDDNANVEYENYLLKADKIEGSRLVSLYVERLNTVVDEENELQED, from the coding sequence ATGAATTCAGACCCCGATAGTCAGTCGTTGATAGGACAGATATTAATTATCGTTATATTGACAGCAGTTAATGCATTTTTTGCATCAGCAGAAATGGCATTCGTTTCGATAGATCAAGGAAAAATAAGAGAAAAGGCAGCTAAAGGCGATAAGAAGTCTTTGAATATCTTGAAGCTGTTGAGCAACTCCGATAACTTCTTAGCTACTATACAAGTAGCCATAACCTTAGCAGGCTTCTTTTCAAGTGCATCCGCAGCAACCAGTTTTGCAACGCGCCTCGAACCCTATTTATCAACTATTCCAGGTGGGGCACAAATAGCAACATTTGTCGTGACGATCGTGCTATCTTATATAACCCTTGTATTTGGGGAATTATATCCAAAGCAAGTAGCTCTACAAAAAGCTGAAGAGGTTGCTCGTGCTACTTCTGGTACGATTCTAGTAGTACAAACATTCGCTAAACCTTTTGTACGATTGCTTTCTTTTTCAACAAATATTTTAAAAAGATTAACACCCATAGATTTTACAGAAGAAAAAGAAAAATTAACACGTGATGAATTTCGTGCTTATCTAGAAAATAGCCAAATAGCAGGAGCAATTGATCCGGATGAATTTACTATGCTAAAAGGAATCTTATCTATGGATACTAAAATGGCCAGAGAAATCATGGTTCCGCGTACTGATACGTATATGATTGATTATAAAGATGGAAGCGAAGTGAATATTCCACAATTATTGGATATTCCTTATTCTCGCGTTCCAGTTTATCTTGAAGATAAAGACAGAATCATTGGGATCATCCATGTTAAGAATTTGTTGAAAGCTTCTCGAACAACTAAAATCGATGATATTGACTTGAAAGATATTTTAAATCCAGCGTTATTTGTTCCAGAAACGATTCATATTGATGATTTACTGTATGAACTAAGACGTACACGTAATCAACTTGCAGTATTAAATGATGAATACGGCGGTGTCGTTGGTATCGTGACATTAGAAGATTTACTTGAAGAAATAGTAGGGGATATCGATGATGAATACGATGAAACGTATAACATGATTGAGCAAGTATCCGAAAGCATCTATCTAGTAGATGGCTCCACTCAATTGTCAAAATTTAATGAGTTCTTTGGAACAGAAATAGAATCCAACGATGTGGATTCTATTGCCGGTTATTTCATTACCCAATACGGAAATATTCCTCAACCAGATGATAACGCCAATGTGGAGTATGAAAATTACTTGTTAAAAGCCGATAAAATAGAAGGTTCACGATTAGTGAGTCTTTATGTAGAACGATTAAACACCGTTGTTGATGAAGAAAATGAGTTACAAGAAGATTAA
- a CDS encoding DUF1002 domain-containing protein yields the protein MKQVKKIGLTALATMSLLGASLLVVPQSASATTNGIDTTVVDEKWGKPTFIYGGGLSESQITETEDLLGIEKPENVAIGSVSGQDLINYLGDGSGNTSSMISSVLVQKQDAGEGVDVEIVTPKNISQITQDQYANAAITAGVNDVKIVVASVSKVTGESALSGIYKAFDVNGEELDQERMEVAQDELETTNDIAQENADNEEFDTAKFDQAIIDIKQSLAELKEQQGELATKEDVERIINEALEKNNLQNAVTQDQINQLMALFEKYQQTSAIDSAEVKEQLKNLSNTVQDKFGDALKQAEDSGLVDKVGNFFSQIWKAIVGLFN from the coding sequence ATGAAACAGGTTAAAAAAATTGGATTAACAGCTTTAGCAACAATGAGCTTGTTAGGAGCATCTTTACTTGTTGTGCCGCAATCTGCTAGCGCAACAACAAATGGAATCGACACAACAGTAGTAGATGAAAAATGGGGCAAACCAACGTTTATTTATGGTGGCGGATTATCTGAAAGTCAAATTACTGAAACGGAAGACCTTTTAGGAATCGAAAAACCTGAAAATGTAGCTATCGGAAGTGTATCAGGTCAAGATTTGATCAATTATTTAGGCGATGGTTCAGGAAATACCTCTAGTATGATCTCATCCGTACTGGTACAAAAGCAAGATGCTGGTGAAGGTGTGGATGTCGAAATCGTAACTCCAAAAAATATTAGTCAAATTACACAAGATCAGTATGCTAATGCAGCTATTACGGCAGGAGTAAACGACGTGAAAATCGTAGTTGCAAGTGTCAGCAAAGTTACGGGAGAAAGTGCTTTATCAGGTATTTACAAAGCATTTGATGTGAACGGTGAAGAATTGGACCAAGAACGCATGGAAGTAGCGCAAGATGAACTAGAAACAACGAATGATATTGCACAAGAAAATGCGGATAACGAAGAATTTGATACTGCTAAATTTGATCAAGCGATTATTGATATCAAGCAAAGTTTAGCTGAATTAAAAGAACAACAAGGCGAACTAGCTACAAAAGAAGATGTAGAACGCATTATCAATGAAGCGCTAGAAAAAAACAATTTACAAAATGCTGTTACACAAGATCAAATCAATCAATTGATGGCTTTATTTGAGAAATACCAACAAACAAGTGCCATTGATTCTGCAGAAGTGAAAGAACAATTAAAGAACTTGTCTAATACAGTCCAAGATAAATTCGGCGATGCTTTGAAACAAGCTGAAGATAGCGGGTTAGTGGATAAAGTGGGCAACTTCTTTAGTCAAATATGGAAAGCTATTGTGGGGTTGTTCAACTAA
- a CDS encoding M15 family metallopeptidase, which yields MKKNLALLLIATGILGGCEQFNQEASVQSSQSAETSSSSVSLTPEEEQKLAEEAEHQAMLDALPDASTEDWNLELVNNWTKIDESIERPLSALPNSNGLLVDQRIIEEYTAMTDAGKEAGHEIIAVSTFRSVELQTTNYNNSIQKYVDEGHSKEEAVKLTEDYIAIPGGSEHHTGLAIDVMDTEWLNSGKGLIAEFDTQASQQWLVEHAADYGFVLRFPKGKEAETGIEYESWHFRYVGKENAAYMKNYNLSLEEYIALLNEAGK from the coding sequence ATGAAGAAAAATTTAGCACTACTACTGATAGCAACAGGTATATTAGGAGGGTGTGAACAATTCAACCAAGAAGCATCCGTTCAGTCTAGTCAATCTGCAGAAACGAGCTCTTCAAGTGTTTCTTTAACGCCAGAAGAAGAACAAAAATTAGCAGAAGAAGCAGAACATCAAGCCATGCTAGACGCTTTACCGGACGCCTCAACAGAAGATTGGAATCTAGAATTAGTCAATAACTGGACAAAAATAGATGAATCGATTGAAAGACCTTTAAGTGCCTTGCCAAATTCAAATGGATTGTTGGTAGATCAACGAATTATTGAAGAGTATACTGCAATGACCGATGCTGGAAAAGAAGCAGGTCATGAAATCATAGCTGTTTCTACATTCCGTTCCGTTGAATTGCAGACAACCAATTACAATAATAGCATTCAAAAGTATGTAGATGAAGGGCATTCTAAAGAAGAAGCTGTTAAGCTGACGGAAGATTATATCGCTATACCTGGTGGCAGCGAGCATCACACAGGCCTTGCAATTGATGTGATGGATACTGAATGGTTGAATTCTGGAAAAGGGTTGATTGCTGAATTTGATACTCAAGCCTCTCAACAGTGGCTGGTTGAACATGCAGCTGATTATGGATTTGTTCTTCGATTCCCTAAAGGTAAAGAAGCAGAAACAGGAATTGAATACGAATCATGGCATTTTCGTTATGTTGGCAAAGAAAATGCAGCTTACATGAAAAACTATAACTTGTCTTTAGAAGAATATATCGCCTTATTAAACGAAGCTGGTAAGTAA